Proteins from one Catenuloplanes atrovinosus genomic window:
- a CDS encoding AraC family transcriptional regulator: MSVNPLFLRARPGDPLSEVFDLVEVNGVVSGGAAASGPWTSPRMVMERPELKFMALVRGRVRLTADSLGAPIELEAGDVAVLNHRSWAQLESVAGEERTRRVLDDLDLDDDLLALMGSAADADDIVVGGHVDLNAAGHALVIPALPPVAHIRAAAPPALGVRRVLDRLFEELVAERAGSTFAIRQYGQLLVLELLRAYLHQSELPPGWLRVSVDEQLRPTLELMHAEPARRPSLDELARAASMSRTTFAERFRAVAGMPPVAYMSRWRMLHAQRALRDSDIGVGALASHLGYASESAFSTAFKREVGESPLRFRQRVRHRREDVVRSSHGDPTAAPGRSAHPG, translated from the coding sequence ATGTCTGTGAATCCGCTTTTTCTTCGCGCGCGTCCGGGCGACCCGCTCTCCGAGGTGTTCGACCTGGTCGAGGTGAACGGCGTGGTGTCCGGCGGCGCCGCGGCCAGCGGCCCGTGGACGTCGCCGCGGATGGTGATGGAGCGGCCGGAGCTCAAGTTCATGGCGCTGGTCCGCGGCCGGGTGCGGCTGACCGCCGACAGCCTCGGCGCCCCGATCGAGCTGGAGGCCGGTGACGTCGCCGTGCTCAACCACCGATCCTGGGCGCAGCTGGAGAGTGTGGCCGGCGAGGAGCGCACTCGCAGGGTGCTGGACGACCTCGACCTCGACGACGACCTCCTCGCGCTGATGGGGTCCGCCGCGGACGCGGACGACATCGTGGTGGGCGGCCACGTCGACCTGAACGCGGCCGGCCACGCGCTGGTCATCCCGGCGCTGCCGCCGGTCGCGCACATAAGGGCCGCGGCACCTCCGGCGCTCGGCGTGCGGCGCGTCCTGGACCGGCTGTTCGAGGAGCTGGTGGCGGAGCGCGCCGGGTCCACGTTCGCGATCCGGCAGTACGGCCAGTTGCTCGTGCTGGAGCTGCTGCGCGCCTACCTTCACCAGTCCGAACTGCCGCCCGGCTGGCTGCGCGTCTCCGTCGACGAGCAGCTGCGCCCGACGCTGGAGCTGATGCACGCGGAGCCGGCCCGCCGCCCCAGCCTGGACGAGCTGGCCCGCGCCGCGTCGATGTCGCGCACCACGTTCGCCGAGCGGTTCCGCGCGGTCGCCGGCATGCCACCGGTCGCGTACATGAGCCGCTGGCGGATGCTGCACGCGCAGCGCGCGCTGCGTGACAGCGACATCGGCGTCGGCGCGCTGGCGTCCCACCTCGGGTACGCGTCGGAGAGCGCCTTCAGCACCGCGTTCAAGCGCGAGGTCGGCGAGTCACCGCTGCGCTTCCGGCAGCGCGT
- a CDS encoding 2Fe-2S iron-sulfur cluster-binding protein has product MTMTVNGTQVPPPDDPRVSLLDLLRDRLHLTGTKVGCNQGACGACTVLIDGDRVLSCLTLAVQADGRSVTTIEGLGTAGDLHPLQAAFVERDGLQCGYCTPGQICAAAAMLDEVRAGAPSYVTADLGAERVALSRDEVRERMSGNLCRCGAHHGIVDAIMQVAGEREA; this is encoded by the coding sequence ATGACGATGACAGTCAACGGTACGCAGGTCCCGCCGCCGGATGATCCGCGCGTCTCCCTGCTCGACCTGCTGCGCGACCGGCTGCACCTGACCGGCACGAAGGTCGGCTGCAACCAGGGCGCGTGCGGCGCGTGCACGGTGCTGATCGACGGCGACCGGGTGCTCTCCTGCCTGACGCTGGCCGTGCAGGCGGACGGCCGGTCGGTCACCACGATCGAGGGCCTCGGCACGGCCGGCGACCTGCACCCGCTCCAGGCCGCGTTCGTCGAGCGGGACGGTCTCCAGTGCGGGTACTGCACGCCCGGCCAGATCTGCGCGGCCGCGGCCATGCTGGACGAGGTCCGGGCCGGCGCGCCCAGCTACGTGACCGCGGACCTGGGTGCGGAGCGCGTGGCGCTGTCCCGCGACGAGGTGCGCGAGCGGATGAGCGGCAACCTGTGCCGGTGCGGGGCGCACCACGGCATCGTGGACGCGATCATGCAGGTGGCGGGGGAGCGCGAGGCATGA